The Pseudomonas marginalis genomic interval GCGAACTGGAAAATCGTACTGGAAGCGTTTCTGGAGGCGTATCACGTCATTGAAACACATACCGATTCGATGGGATTTACCGGTGATGCGTCGACCCAGTATGACATTTGGAACGATGGTGAGAGTCATATCAGTCGGTTGATCACGCCCCTCGCCGTCCCCAGCCCTCATCTGGGAGAGGAGGCGACGGCGGGTGATGCAGCCAACAGCGCTTTCATGGCTTTCGGCATGGGGATGCCAGGGGTTCCCGTTCCCACTTTCGACCCGGAGTCGCAACTGTCCGGGCGTGCCCAGGTCGCCGAGTGGCGCCGAAGGGCGATGGGACAGGCGCTGGGCGGCGATCTGTCATCCTGGCCAGACACTGCAATGGTCGACAGTATCCAGTACTTTATGTTTCCCAACTTCTGTCCGTGGTATGGCGAAGGACTACCCTTGATCTACCAATTCCTGCCATATGGTAATAATCCTGACGAGTCGTTGTTTTGTGTGCGCCTGACATTGCCTTTACCCCCTGGCGCGCCACGTCCACCGGTAGCGCCTATCCATCATCTGGATTTCGATGACGGGTTTTTCAAGGTTCCCGAGATTGGTGTGCTGGCAAGGATTTTTGATCAAGACATGAGCAATTTGCCACGTGTTCAGAAGGGCCTCAAGGCTGCTTCTCCTGCCCACGCCAAGGCGACGTTGGGCCGGTATCAGGAAAGCCGTATCCAGCATTTCCATGAGGTATTGACCCGGGTTGTCGGTGAGTGACGGATGAGCGATTCAGTGATCGTCAACCACTTCATCGATGTCTTGGCGCTTGCTGACTTGCCCGAGAATGGCCAGCGGGTCGTGAATAATGGATATCGACGAATCCTCTTGTGCCGTGAGGGCGAGCATCTGTTCGCACTTGAGGATCTTTGTCCTCACGCCTACCAATCATTGGCCGGCGGAGTGGTGCGCGATGGTGTCATTCGCTGCCCCAGGCATGGCGCCTGCTTCAATCTGTCAAATGGACTTCCTACGAATACGGTCAGCAAGCAACCCGTCAAGGTGTTCGGCGTGCGCATCAGGCAAGGGCGGATTGAGGTTAATCTTGGCTAGCCGTTCATGATTATTGATACACGAGGTCCGGATTCTCAACACGATTGAAGGCTGATTTATTCGACGGAGGGGTAGGCTCCAAGTGAAAACGTATGCTAGCATAATGTAAATGATGTGTTCTATATTGCAGGCACAGGATCTGGCAATCCTGAATGGTTGAACAACAAAAAAAACAAAGGCGCAATCATGAAAGCGAATAGTCTCAAGAGAAGTTCCGCGGGATTTTCCAGATTGGCGGTTTCTGTCACGGCGTTGTCGATTGTCGGTTCCGCGTCGGCGGTATCTTTCGATGTGGGAGACCCTGACTTTAAGGTTCGTTGGGACAATTCCGTTCGATATAACCTGGGGTTCCGGGCTCAGGGAAAAGAAAAGGCGCTGTCGCTGAGCAATAACCAGCAGGTCTCTGACAACAAGTTCGATCGTGGTGATGTGGTCACCAATCGCTTCGATCTGCTCTCTGAGCTGGATGTCGTCTACAAAGAGGAATATGGCGCGCGAGTCTCGGCGTCGGCCTGGTATGACCAGGCCTATGACGACGACAAGGCAGAGGGGCTTTCGCAATACACGGCTGCCGGCTATCCGAACGTTTATTCCGGAAACAAATACACCGGCAAGGTGGATCGCTATTACAACGGGCCTTCCGGTGAGATTCTGGATGCTTTCGTGTTTGGCCGTTTCGATATCGGCGATGCACCGGTGCGAGTAAAACTGGGGCGACACAATCTCTATTGGGGCGAGTCACTGTTCTCGTTCATCCATGGCGTTTCATACGCCCAAGGTCCGGTGGACATTCGCAAGGCAACGGCGACCCCTGGGATCGAAGCGAAAGAGTTGTATCTGCCGCTCAACCAACTCTCCTTTCATACGCAGATGACCGATACCCTTTCGCTGGCCGGTTATTATCAATTTGAATGGGACCCTAGCCGCTTGCCAGAAGGCGGTACCTACTTTGGAACCGCTGACTTTGCTTTTGGCGGCAACACAACCATCCCGGCAGCACCTTTTTTCGGCATACCTTACCGGGGCGATGTAGACACACCAAAAAACAGCGGCTCCTGGGGCACCAACCTGAAATGGCAGTCCGAAGCGTTGCAAGGCAGCCTCGGTTTTTATTACCGGGAATTCAGCGATACCCTGCCGAACATTCTTAGTACATTTGACGGCGCGGGCACTCCCACCAGCTTTTATAACCGCTATGCGGAGAACGTCAGGCTCTATGGCATAAGCATCTCCCGGCAGATAGGCGGTGTGGCGGTGGCAGGGGAATTGTCCCGTCGCGAGAACACCGCCCTGAGCAGCGTGGGGGGCTCACCTGATTTTGCCCGTGGTGACACGTGGCACGGGCTGGTCAACGCGATCGCCTATTTTGGTAAAACACCGCTCTGGGATTCGGCAACGTTGATGGGGGAGATGACCTACAGCCGTCTCGACAAGGTCACCAAGAATGCAGAATTTTATAATGAAAAGGGCAATCCTCTGTGTGCATCGCAAAATGGTGGTCGTGGCGATGCCAAGGATGGTTGCTCGACAAAAGATGCGCTCGGTATTCAACTCGCGTTCACCCCTACTTGGTACCAACCAATCAATGGCATCGATCTGACCCTGCCGATGACTTACGGTCGAGGCATTTTCGGGACGTCACCGGTAACCAACGGCGGCAACGAGGGCGCAGGTGCCTTCAGTATCGGTATCGGTGCGGATTACCTGGCGCTGTATAAGGCGACGTTGGCCTATAACGGATTTTTTGGTCCGCTGACGACCCGCTTCAACCCCGTCGTCAACGACAACACCGTCGCGACTTCAAGTGGAGGCTCACCGCTGTTGCGCGACCGGGGCTGGGTGTCCCTTACGCTCAAGGCGAGTTTTTGAACTCTTAGTACTTCATGCGAAGGGGAGTGCACGCACCTTGGGCCTCCCCATTGCTACGAGGCTGTGATTGGCTAGTTGGCACATGGTTCCCTGGAGTTATTCCGATGATCCTGAATGGAAACACGCCTGAGATCGGCGCACTCTGCTCGCGTCGTCGCTTCCTTCGTTTGGCTGCACTGGGAGCTGCCGGAGCAGTGGCTTGTGCCGTTGCGCCGGCGGCGTTGGCGTTCAAGAGTCCGCTTGAGGTGCCTGCAACACACAGCAATCTGAACTTGAGTAGCCCTTTACTGGGCGTTGCCTTTACGGGAAAGCGGCTTGTCGTGGTGGGCCTAAGGGGCTGCATCCTTCTCTCCGACGATGAGGGGCAAAACTGGCTGCCCGCCCAAGTCCCTGTCAGCACTGACCTGGTTTCTGTCTGCTTCCCCGTGCCCGACAAGGGCTGGGCAGTCGGTCACGGTGGTGTGGTCCTGCACAGCGCAGATGGGGGCGCGACGTGGAGCAAACAGTTGGATGGCATTCAAGCGTCGCAACAGGCTATCGCCTATTACCAGGCCAGGTCGGGCACCTTGGTGAACGCCCAGGAGTGTCTTGAACGTGAGCGCTCCCTGGCGCAGGACGGCGAAACCCAGCCTTTCATGGACGTGTTTTTCGCGGATGAAAGTCATGGCTATGTAGTGGGCACCTTCAACCGCATTTTTCGCACTGAGGATGGTGGCAAGACCTGGCTGCCGATGATGGACCAGGTCGATAACCCCGGCGAACTGCATTTCTACGGCGTCAAGGGACGCGCAGAACAGCTGTATCTGACAGGCGAGCAGGGCAAGGTCTGGCGACTCGACGATTCCAGCGAGCGCTTTGCGCAGTTGGATACACCCTATAACGGGTCTTTCTTCGGACTGCTGCTGGCTGGAGAGAATACGGTGCTTGCCTACGGTATGCGCGGCAGTCTTTACCACAGTGCCGATCAGGGCAGGTCCTGGGAAAAGGTCAATTCATCCGCCCAGGGAGGTATCACGTCAGCCGTGGCATTGCCGGGTGGGCGAATATTGATTGCCGACCAGTTGGGCGGTATTGCACAGAGCTCTGATGAGGGGCGTCATTTCGACGCGCTGAAGATGGTTAAGAAAATGCCTTATTTCGGTGCTTCAGTGATTTCAGATCACAAAGTTGCGTTGGTCGGTGCACTTGGTGTGCATATTGAAGCGGTCTGAACAGCTGGAAACAGCTGCAGGACAAAACGGATCAGAAGTTATGAATTCGATGAGTGAGCACAATCCGTACAGGGTAATGGAAGTGATTACCCACCCTGGCGCATTCGATCAGCACTCCGGGAATATCCTTGAGCGTTTGGTCTTCAACAATCGAGTCTGGGTCATTTTTTTGTGCCTGGCGGTTACCCTCTTCTGTGGTGTGCAGCTAAAGGGACTGGTTGTGGGCACCAGCTACGAGAAGATGTTGCCCCACAGTCATCCCTACATTGCCAACTATCTGGATAACCGGGCTCAGTTGCGCGGGTTGGGGGACTCGGTTCGCGTAGTGATCGAAAACCCCCGTGGCGATATCTTCGACCCGGCGTATTTGCAGACACTGGCTAAGATCAACGATGAGATTTTCCTTATCCCGGGGGTTGATCGTGCCTGGATGAAATCGATTTGGTCTCCGGTGGTTCGCTGGACAGAGGCCACCGAGGACGGGTTTGCTGGCGGACCCGTCATGCCGAGCAATTTCGATGGCTCAGAAGGGGCGATCCGTAAGCTGCGCCTGAACATCGCGCGTGCGGGGCTGGCGGGAACCCTGATTGCCAACAATTATACGTCGAGTATGATCGTCGTCCCATTGCTGGCCACCGATGAGAATGGCAAGCCGGTCGACTATCACGCTATTTCTACTGCCTTGGAGAAGGTGCGTACCCAATATCAGGACGGCGACGGCAGCGTTCGAATCTACATCATCGGTTTCGCGAAGCTGGCCGGCGATCTGGTCGATGGACTGACCATGGTGATGTTCTTCTTTCTGGCGGCGGCGGCCATTGCGTCGCTGATCATCTACCTGTTCACCCGATGCTTGCGCAGTACCGCACTTGTGGTGCTGTGTTCCACCGTAGCAGTAGTGTGGCAACTTGGCTTCGTCGCAGCTGCAGGGCGAGTACTGGACCCGTTTTCGATTCTTGTACCGTTCCTTGTATTTGCGATTGGTGTCAGCCATGGCGCCCAGAAAATGAACGGCATCATGCAGGACATCGGGCGAGGCACCCATAAGTGGGTGGCTGCTCGCTATACCTTCCGCAGATTGTTCCTGGCCGGGCTGACGGCTCTGTTGGCCGACGTTGTCGGTTTCGCCGTATTGATGATTATCGACATCCCGGTGATCCGCGAGCTTGCCTGGTCGGCCAGCCTCGGGGTCGGCGTGTTGATCTTCACCAACCTGATTCTGTTGCCGGTATTGCTGTCCTACACCGGTGTCGGGCTCCAGGCCGCCAAGCGCAGCCTGAAGGAGGAGCAGGAGGAGGGGACTGGACGAGGCTTTGGCCGGGTTTGGGAGCTTCTGGATCATTTCACCGAGCATCGCTGGGCGATCGGCGCCATCGGTGTCGCGGTGATCCTGGCAGTGTTCGGTTTCATGGGTAGTCTGAAGCTCCAGGTTGGCGACCTTGATGCCGGTGCCCCTGAGTTACGACCCCATTCGCGGTACAACCAGGACAACGCCTTTATTACTTCGCAGTACGGAGTGTCCAGCGACATTCTGGCGGTCATGATAAAGACCCCGGCGGATCAATGTTCCAGCTACGAAAACCTGATCGAAGCTGATCGACTGTCGTGGCGGCTAGCGCAGGTCCCCGGTGTACAGCAGACCAGCTCGTTGGTAGACAGTGTACGGTCTTACACGTCGGGGGCATTCGAGGGCAATCCCAAATGGCTAACCATCAGCGACAACAAGGGTTTGATCGCGCCGCAGATCAATACCGCATTGTCATGGAACTCCGAGCTCCTGAATGGCGATTGCTCGCTCATTCCGGTCCTCGCTTATCTCTCCGACCACAAGGCCGCTACGCTGACGCGAGTGGTGGAATCGGTTAGCGAATTTGCTAAGGAGCATAGCGCGCCTGATCGTCAGTTTTTATTGGCGGCGGGGAACGCCGGGATCGAGGCCGCGACGAATATCGTGGTTCACGAGGCCAACCGGACCATGTTGTTTTTCGTCTATGCCGCGGTGATCGTGTTGTGCGCCGTGACCTTCCGTAGCTGGCGCGCGGTTGTCGTGGCCGTGCTGCCGCTGATGCTCACGTCGGTGCTCGCCGAAGCGTTGATGGTTCAACTGAACATCGGCATGAAGGTAGCGACATTGCCTGTCATTGCGTTGGGTGTAGGCATTGGCGTCGACTATTCGCTCTATCTGCTGAGTGTGCAATTGGCCCAGCAGCGTGCAGGACTTCCCTTGCGTGAAGCCTACAAGAAGGCCGTGCAGTTCACGGGCAAGGTGGTTGGCCTGGTAGGGGTGACACTAGCAGCTGGTGTCGTGACCTGGGCGTGGTCGCCTATCAAGTTCCAGGCAGACATGGGGATTTTGCTGACGTTCATGTTTATCTGGAACATGCTGGGCGCCCTGATCCTGATTCCCGCTCTGTCTCATTTTTTGTTGAACAAACGCCTGTGATCAAAGAGGGCTATTCCATCGTGCGTGCAAACAATCATCAGACAATTCAAGGAGACGGGAAATGACAACTCTAAAACAGCCCGATAGTAAAACGCTGGTGGATATCTATCGCAGGGCCACGCTCATCAAACAAAATGATGAACGCTTCCGCTCGGTGATCAAGTCGGGAAAACTGGTTATGCCTTATTACTCACCGCGAGGTCAGGAAATCATTCCTTCGGCCTTGTCGGTTCATCTGAGTAATGAGGACTCAATCTGCACCATCTATCGTGGCATTCATGACATGTTGGCCAAGGGCTTGCCGACCCGGCTGCTGTGGGCCGAGTTGGCCGGCAAGGTCACCGGCACCTGCAAGGGCAAGGGTGGTCCGATGCACGTGACCCATCCCGAAACCGGGGTGATGGTGACTACCGGAATTGTCGGTAGCAGCATGCCGATTGCCAATGGGCTGGCCCTGGCTGCCCAGATCCGTGGCGAGAAGCGCGTTTCGATAGCCTATTTTGGTGACGGCGCGAGCAATATCGGCGCCTTCCACGAAGCGCTCAACCTGGCTTCGGTGTGGAAGCTCCCGGTGGTTTTTGTCTGCCAAAACAATGGCTATGCCGAACATACCAAGTATGAAAACGGCACGTCCTGCGCGCACGTCTCTGATCGCGCCGCCGGCTATTCCATGCCGGGAATAACGGTCGACGGTAATGATCCGCTGGCCATGTGGGCAGTCGCGGGCGACGCTATCGAGCGTGCCCGCAACGGTGGCGGCCCGACCCTGATCGAGGCCAACACCTTCCGGTTTCACGGGCACACCTTCGGCGATGTCGATGGCTACATGGATCCAGGAGAAAAAGCGGCTGCCATGGCGCGCGATCCGGTTCCTGCTTTGCGAGCCTGGTTGCTGCAACATGGACATGCGAGCGAAGAGCAACTGCACGGCATCGAGCAGTCCATCGAGCTTGAAATCAACGAAGCGCTCGAATTCGCGCTCACCAGCCCTTGGCCCGAATTGAGCGAATTGCGCCGCGATGTCTATGCGCAGGAGATCCCAGCATGAGCACAACTGCAACCTTGAACATGATCCAGGCCATCAATCTTGCACTTGACGATGCGATGTCCGCTGATGAAAACGTGATCGTCTTTGGCGAAGATGTGGCGGATCGCGAAGAAGGTGGGGTCATCGGTGTGACCAAGGGGCTCTCAACCAAACATGGTGATTTGCGAGTACGTTCCACGCCTATTTCCGAACAGGCCATTATCGGTGCCGCCATCGGTGCTTCGTTGGCCGGCATGCGCCCGGTGGCGGAAATCATGTTGATGAACTTCACCACCGTGGCCATGGACATGATCGTCAATCACGCAGCCAAACTGCGCTTCATGTCCGGTGGGCAAACCAATGTGCCCCTGACCATTCGGACAATGACCGGTGCTGGGTTCAGCGTTGGGGGGCAGCACTCGGACTTCCTTGAAGCTTGGTTCGCTCACACGGCAGGGCTCAAGGTGGTAATTCCGTCCACGCCAGCGGACGCCTACGGCTTGATGCTCGCCTGTATCGAGGATCCAGACCCTTGCATGTTCATTGAGTGCATGCCGCTGTACTGGACGCCTGGTCCGGCCCCCGTGCGTGGCGAGAAGATACCTTTGGGTAAGGCCAAAGTAGTACGCGATGGCAGCGATGTCAGCGTGATCACCTATAGCAAGCAGGTCCACGACGTCGTTGCAGTTGCGACCCGGCTTGCCGAGGAAGGAATCAGCGTCGAGGTGATCGATCTGCGAACGATTTCACCGCTGGACAGCGATGCCATTCTCGCCTCGGTGAGCAAAACCGGTCGTGCTGTAGTGGTGCATGAGGCTACTCGTAACTTCGGCGTCGGCGCCGAGATATCTTCGCTGATCCATGAAGCCCTGTTCAGTGAGTTAAAAGCTCCGGTAGGTCGGGTTGGTTCTGCCTTTTGTGCGGTTCCTTTCTCCAAACCGCTGGAAACCGCCTTCGTACCGTCTGCCGAGCAGATCGAAAGTGCGATACGAGCGACATTGAACTGATAAAAAACTGTGAAAGGAGCGAGATTGTGACTACTCAG includes:
- a CDS encoding thiamine pyrophosphate-dependent dehydrogenase E1 component subunit alpha, with the translated sequence MTTLKQPDSKTLVDIYRRATLIKQNDERFRSVIKSGKLVMPYYSPRGQEIIPSALSVHLSNEDSICTIYRGIHDMLAKGLPTRLLWAELAGKVTGTCKGKGGPMHVTHPETGVMVTTGIVGSSMPIANGLALAAQIRGEKRVSIAYFGDGASNIGAFHEALNLASVWKLPVVFVCQNNGYAEHTKYENGTSCAHVSDRAAGYSMPGITVDGNDPLAMWAVAGDAIERARNGGGPTLIEANTFRFHGHTFGDVDGYMDPGEKAAAMARDPVPALRAWLLQHGHASEEQLHGIEQSIELEINEALEFALTSPWPELSELRRDVYAQEIPA
- a CDS encoding WD40/YVTN/BNR-like repeat-containing protein yields the protein MILNGNTPEIGALCSRRRFLRLAALGAAGAVACAVAPAALAFKSPLEVPATHSNLNLSSPLLGVAFTGKRLVVVGLRGCILLSDDEGQNWLPAQVPVSTDLVSVCFPVPDKGWAVGHGGVVLHSADGGATWSKQLDGIQASQQAIAYYQARSGTLVNAQECLERERSLAQDGETQPFMDVFFADESHGYVVGTFNRIFRTEDGGKTWLPMMDQVDNPGELHFYGVKGRAEQLYLTGEQGKVWRLDDSSERFAQLDTPYNGSFFGLLLAGENTVLAYGMRGSLYHSADQGRSWEKVNSSAQGGITSAVALPGGRILIADQLGGIAQSSDEGRHFDALKMVKKMPYFGASVISDHKVALVGALGVHIEAV
- a CDS encoding DUF1302 domain-containing protein; translated protein: MFYIAGTGSGNPEWLNNKKNKGAIMKANSLKRSSAGFSRLAVSVTALSIVGSASAVSFDVGDPDFKVRWDNSVRYNLGFRAQGKEKALSLSNNQQVSDNKFDRGDVVTNRFDLLSELDVVYKEEYGARVSASAWYDQAYDDDKAEGLSQYTAAGYPNVYSGNKYTGKVDRYYNGPSGEILDAFVFGRFDIGDAPVRVKLGRHNLYWGESLFSFIHGVSYAQGPVDIRKATATPGIEAKELYLPLNQLSFHTQMTDTLSLAGYYQFEWDPSRLPEGGTYFGTADFAFGGNTTIPAAPFFGIPYRGDVDTPKNSGSWGTNLKWQSEALQGSLGFYYREFSDTLPNILSTFDGAGTPTSFYNRYAENVRLYGISISRQIGGVAVAGELSRRENTALSSVGGSPDFARGDTWHGLVNAIAYFGKTPLWDSATLMGEMTYSRLDKVTKNAEFYNEKGNPLCASQNGGRGDAKDGCSTKDALGIQLAFTPTWYQPINGIDLTLPMTYGRGIFGTSPVTNGGNEGAGAFSIGIGADYLALYKATLAYNGFFGPLTTRFNPVVNDNTVATSSGGSPLLRDRGWVSLTLKASF
- a CDS encoding alpha-ketoacid dehydrogenase subunit beta; translation: MSTTATLNMIQAINLALDDAMSADENVIVFGEDVADREEGGVIGVTKGLSTKHGDLRVRSTPISEQAIIGAAIGASLAGMRPVAEIMLMNFTTVAMDMIVNHAAKLRFMSGGQTNVPLTIRTMTGAGFSVGGQHSDFLEAWFAHTAGLKVVIPSTPADAYGLMLACIEDPDPCMFIECMPLYWTPGPAPVRGEKIPLGKAKVVRDGSDVSVITYSKQVHDVVAVATRLAEEGISVEVIDLRTISPLDSDAILASVSKTGRAVVVHEATRNFGVGAEISSLIHEALFSELKAPVGRVGSAFCAVPFSKPLETAFVPSAEQIESAIRATLN
- a CDS encoding efflux RND transporter permease subunit, with protein sequence MSEHNPYRVMEVITHPGAFDQHSGNILERLVFNNRVWVIFLCLAVTLFCGVQLKGLVVGTSYEKMLPHSHPYIANYLDNRAQLRGLGDSVRVVIENPRGDIFDPAYLQTLAKINDEIFLIPGVDRAWMKSIWSPVVRWTEATEDGFAGGPVMPSNFDGSEGAIRKLRLNIARAGLAGTLIANNYTSSMIVVPLLATDENGKPVDYHAISTALEKVRTQYQDGDGSVRIYIIGFAKLAGDLVDGLTMVMFFFLAAAAIASLIIYLFTRCLRSTALVVLCSTVAVVWQLGFVAAAGRVLDPFSILVPFLVFAIGVSHGAQKMNGIMQDIGRGTHKWVAARYTFRRLFLAGLTALLADVVGFAVLMIIDIPVIRELAWSASLGVGVLIFTNLILLPVLLSYTGVGLQAAKRSLKEEQEEGTGRGFGRVWELLDHFTEHRWAIGAIGVAVILAVFGFMGSLKLQVGDLDAGAPELRPHSRYNQDNAFITSQYGVSSDILAVMIKTPADQCSSYENLIEADRLSWRLAQVPGVQQTSSLVDSVRSYTSGAFEGNPKWLTISDNKGLIAPQINTALSWNSELLNGDCSLIPVLAYLSDHKAATLTRVVESVSEFAKEHSAPDRQFLLAAGNAGIEAATNIVVHEANRTMLFFVYAAVIVLCAVTFRSWRAVVVAVLPLMLTSVLAEALMVQLNIGMKVATLPVIALGVGIGVDYSLYLLSVQLAQQRAGLPLREAYKKAVQFTGKVVGLVGVTLAAGVVTWAWSPIKFQADMGILLTFMFIWNMLGALILIPALSHFLLNKRL
- a CDS encoding aromatic ring-hydroxylating oxygenase subunit alpha, with product MTGPDEIVRGMPSAVSPLVCDLLRDDTRDLPLGLKATGHYEPLGTSVPFRRYIDPAYAALEREHIWLKRWQFACREEDLPEIGDRLPYTVGVLSYIIVRSGPAEIKAFYNSCLHRGTKLCEGHSSGDSFRCPFHAWEWKLDGGLKNIPSRWDFGQVDSQAYRLPEVRVSTWGGFIFINPDPNAAPLESFLGVLPGHFKDCPTEQRFTAFHIHKKVKANWKIVLEAFLEAYHVIETHTDSMGFTGDASTQYDIWNDGESHISRLITPLAVPSPHLGEEATAGDAANSAFMAFGMGMPGVPVPTFDPESQLSGRAQVAEWRRRAMGQALGGDLSSWPDTAMVDSIQYFMFPNFCPWYGEGLPLIYQFLPYGNNPDESLFCVRLTLPLPPGAPRPPVAPIHHLDFDDGFFKVPEIGVLARIFDQDMSNLPRVQKGLKAASPAHAKATLGRYQESRIQHFHEVLTRVVGE
- a CDS encoding Rieske (2Fe-2S) protein, which translates into the protein MSDSVIVNHFIDVLALADLPENGQRVVNNGYRRILLCREGEHLFALEDLCPHAYQSLAGGVVRDGVIRCPRHGACFNLSNGLPTNTVSKQPVKVFGVRIRQGRIEVNLG